Proteins co-encoded in one Rhopalosiphum maidis isolate BTI-1 chromosome 2, ASM367621v3, whole genome shotgun sequence genomic window:
- the LOC113551981 gene encoding uncharacterized protein LOC113551981, producing MTVNGQHYCLRWNNYQSNMTSVFHQLLRNESFVDVTLACNESTLKAHKVVLSACSSYFQKLLMDNPCKHPTIILPYDVCFNDLKFIIEFVYRGEIDVSQAELQSLLKTADQLKIKGLCEVPEDERDTSIVAEVTPLGPLKSGGRVFTKLQRRTSPYSKKLSPNQIQQDQFNRSYYRIEQSGFAPINVDQENKSINTIHCMTVATSTEDDEKEIKSTLTDLPVVILEPHPSLNLQAQQQPQIVHIPIPPSQQQQQQQQQQQQQLSHVTQHTNQPQLQQASVQTHSQMIITTGPVMTVNEADISPDIQPVGPRATPVPVKNNTSPSSTPTHRDMAVGTTCSNDMMRSDGNERKFESAKFETLRTIDQSSDAIGIERQHSNDRNINDEDNSMHTMMITPELLGLLPNSSNAGDVSEDSSSNNINKQYGTNGGKGWTADDMENALEALRSHNMSLTKASITFGIPSTTLWQRAHRAGIDTPKKDGPAKSWNDEALNIALDALRTGTISANKASKAYGIPSSTLYKIARREGIRLAAPFNAAPTSWGQEQLDQALHAIRTGQTTVQRAAADYGIPSGTLYGRCKREKIELSRSNPTPWSEDAMMEALESVRLGHMSINQAAIHYNLPYSSLYGRFKRVKYGAGHPNDDCDDMIDSDTQSEQQHIQQQQQQQQQQANQQVQATPVSQIMLVQYPAPQIQMYQQHPTHSTTS from the exons ATGACAGTTAATGGCCAGCACTACTGTCTGCGATGGAACAATTACCAATCAAATATGACCTCTGTGTTTCACCAGCTTCTTCGAAATGAATCGTTTGTTGATGTTACTCTTGCTTGCAATGAGAGCACGCTCAAAGCACATAaa GTGGTCTTATCGGCTTGTTCGTCttactttcaaaaattattgatggATAACCCATGTAAACATCCAACCATTATATTGCCTTATGATGTTTGTTTTAACGATCTCAAGTTCATCATAGAGTTTGTATATAGGGGCGAGATAGATGTGTCTCAAGCTGAATTGCAA TCTCTTCTGAAGACAGCAGACCAGTTAAAGATTAAAGGACTATGTGAAGTTCCTGAAGATGAACGTGATACATCTATTGTGGCTGAAGTAACTCCTTTGGGGCCTTTAAAAAGTGGTGGAAGAGTGTTCACAAAATTACAGCGCAGAACTTCTccttattcaaaaaaattgagtcCTAATCAAATTCAGCAGGATCAGTTTAATCGAAGTTATTATCGAATTGAACAATCAGGTTTTGCACCTATTAATGTTGATCAAGAAAACAAATCTATTAAT ACTATCCATTGCATGACTGTAGCAACTTCAACTGAAGATGATGAGAAAGAAATTAAGTCAACACTAACAGATTTACCAGTGGTCATACTAGAACCACATCcttcattaaatttacaagCCCAACAACAGCCTCAGATAGTACACATACCAATACCACCAtcacagcagcagcagcaacaacaacaacaacaacaacaacaactgaGTCATGTAACACAACATACAAATCAACCACAGTTGCAACAAGCATCAGTTCAAACTCATtcacaa ATGATTATCACAACAGGTCCAGTTATGACAGTGAATGAAGCTGATATTTCACCTGATATACAGCCTGTTGGGCCAAGGGCAACACCAGTACcagttaaaaataacacaagtCCCTCATCAACACCTACACATAGAGATATGGCTG ttggtACAACATGTTCAAATGATATGATGAGAAGTGATGGAAATGAGAGAAAATTTGAAAGTGCTAAATTTGAAACACTTCGTACTATTGATCAATCATCAGATGCAATTGGAATAGAAAGACAACATTCTAATgatcgt AATATAAATGATGAAGACAATTCAATGCATACAATGATGATAACACCCGAACTTTTGGGATTATTACCAAATTCTTCTAATGCAGGAG atgtCAGTGAAGATAGTTCtagtaacaatattaacaaacaGTATGGTACAAATGGTGGAAAAGGATGGACAGCTGATGACATGGAAAACGCCTTAGAAGCATTACGTTCACATAATATGTCTTTAACCAAAGCATCCATAACATTTGGAATTCCTTCTACAACATTATGGCAGCGGGCTCATCGAGCTGGTATAGATACTCCTAAAAAAGATGGACCTGCTAAATCTTGGAACGATGAAGCTTTAAACATTGCATTAGATGCTCTGCGCACTGGCACTATTTCAGCAAATAAAGCTAGTAAAGCATATGGTATACCTAGTAGTACATTATATAAGATTGCACGACGAGAAGGAATTAGATTAGCTGCTCCATTCAATGCAGCACCAACTTCTTGGGGTCAGGAACAATTAGACCAAGCATTGCATGCCATACGAACTGGGCAAACAACTGTACAACGAGCTGCAGCCGACTATGGTATTCCTTCTGGAACACTATATGGCCGATGTAAACGCGAGAAAATTGAATTGTCCCGCAGCAATCCAACCCCATGGTCTGAGGACGCTATGATGGAAGCTCTGGAGTCTGTACGATTAGGTCATATGAGTATTAATCAGGcagctatacattataatctaCCATATTCTTCATTATATGGACGTTTCAAAAGGGTGAAATACGGAGCTGGACATCCCAATGATGATTGTGATGATATGATCGATTCAGATACACAAAGTGAACAACAGCACATtcaacaacagcagcagcagcagcagcagcaggcAAATCAGCAAGTACAGGCTACTCCAGTGTCCCAAATAATGTTGGTTCAATATCCAGCACCACAAATTCAAATGTACCAACAACATCCAACTCATTCAACCACTAGTTGA
- the LOC113555113 gene encoding LOW QUALITY PROTEIN: uncharacterized protein LOC113555113 (The sequence of the model RefSeq protein was modified relative to this genomic sequence to represent the inferred CDS: substituted 2 bases at 2 genomic stop codons), whose translation MQVEVLWSAFDVYPDTQFTDSSQSALNKKDRQQXYWEXHREELKQREAERRKNKQNVLFQPTTSCSDFNSTEQAPHNEHFNENVDMKSAHKKEHQRKYRELHREQLKQREAEKRKCQKKVQQREYDLEEAERMESQ comes from the exons ATGCAGGTCGAAGTGTTATGGAGTGCTTTTGATGTATATCCCGATACACAATTCACTGATTCGAGTCAAag tgCTCTTAATAAAAAAGATCGGCAACAATAATACTGGGAATAGCACCGAGAAGAACTAAAACAACGTGAAGcagaaagaagaaaaaataaacaaaatgtactTTTTCAACCTACGACAAGCTGTTCAGATTTTAATAGTACAGAACAAGCACCGCATAACGAACATTTCAatgaaaa TGTAGACATGAAGAGTGCTCATAAAAAAGAGCATCAACGAAAATATAGGGAATTGCACAGAGAACAACTTAAACAACGTGAAgcagaaaaaagaaaatgtcaaaaaaaggTTCAGCAAAGAGAATATGATTTAGAGGAAGCAGAAAGAATGGAGAGTCAGTAA
- the LOC113553283 gene encoding ufm1-specific protease 2-like, which translates to MDVIRREVVICKDVLQGLEKNGLSKINAFVLLGVNIDVENVLKTYIIGFVDSSFNVDDNCPYNLNTCGLAGNADLIENVQEYLDNDQFNENYSLYLKIVGSQINLWELKKIDDAIQSEKLEFQVQTKEELSNNLLYFRTCMKLELDRKINDCDTLYTASLLEKKIGLKPLFYIKENKQYFGKLEENKTIDGIKVKTNKLDYEVLNISVYQNLSNVSTENTDVSDFPIIHQTNEPFDEELVCCQLDALCVVPKKATYTQAYNLINGSIVKNVQSIQSFLVSNPKDLPAVHHFLPDKLCHFVTIVCSHNQIDSYSNLRKKLHNAFHLSMDRPLFRISNAYQFDAKPALNDDGLLTNVHEGLSPSGIKNGKISLIQGTYTFYHYGQGGFNDHQWGCAYRSLQTLYSWFKWQGWTNKSVPSIREIQQILVDMGDKSKSFVGSSDWIGSMEVSFVLNAHLDVTCRIMSLRQGDTLNSVCLELSEHFDRHGTPVMIGGGVLAHTILGVDINEELGAVKFLVLDPHYTGSDSIKSIQGKGVCWKEASFWKKDTFYNLCLPLSFNGI; encoded by the exons ATGGATGTGATCCGTCGTGAAGTAGTCATTTGTAAAGACGTATTGCAG gGCCTAGAGAAAAACGGTTTATCAAAAATCAACGCATTTGTTCTACTAGGGGTTAACATTGATGTGGAAAATGTGTTGAAAACCTATATAATTGGTTTTGTGGATTCATCTTTCAATGTAGATGATAATTGTCCTTACAATTTGAATACCTGTGGTTTGGCTGGAAATGCTGATCTAATTGAAAATGTCCAGGAGTATTTGGataat GatcaatttaatgaaaattattcactttatttgaaaatagttgGTTCACAAATAAATCTTTgggaattgaaaaaaattgatgatgCTATCCAATCTGAAAAACTTGAGTTTCAAGTTCAAACAAAAGAGGAATTAAGcaataatttgttgtattttagaACTTGTATGAAATTGGAACTTGACAGAAAAATTAACGATTGTGACACTTTATATACTGCaagtttattagaaaaaaaa ATTGGTTTAAAACctcttttttatatcaaagaaaataaacagtattttggaaaattggaagaaaataaaactattgatggaataaaagtaaaaacaaataaattggattatgaagttttaaatatatctgtgtatcaaaatttatcaaatgtatCAACCGAAAATACAGATGTATCTGATTTCCCTATAATTCATCAAACAAATg aaCCTTTTGATGAAGAACTTGTTTGTTGCCAGCTAGACGCTTTATGTGTGGTTCCTAAAAAAGCCACATATACACAGGCATACAATTTGATTAATGGTAGTATAGTTAAGAATGTACAATCAATTCAATCATTTTTGGTTTCAAATCCCAAAGATTTGCCTGCTGTTCATCATTTCTTGCCTGATAAATTATGCCATTTTGTAACAATTGTTTGTTCACACAATCAGATAGATTCgtata gtaatttaagaaaaaaattacataatgctTTTCATTTGTCCATGGATAGACCATTGTTTCGTATATCAAATGCTTATCAATTTGACGCTAAGCCAGCTTTAAATGACGATGGACTTTTGACAAATGTACACGAAGGTCTGTCTCCTTCAGGAA taaaaaatggaaaaatatcattaattcagggtacatatacattttaccacTATGGTCAAGGTGGTTTTAATGATCATCAGTGGGGTTGTGCATACAGATCTTTACAGACATTATATTCTTGgtttaa GTGGCAAGGATGGACTAATAAATCAGTCCCTTCCATACGTGAAATACAGCAAATTTTAGTTGATATGGGTGACAAAAGTAAATCATTTGTTGGTTCTAGCGACTGGATTGGTTCAATGGAAGTTTCTTTTGTATTAAATGCACATTTAGATGTCACATGTCGAATAATGTCTTTGCGACAAGGAGATACATTAAATTCAGTGTGTCTTGAACTGTCTGAACATTTTGATAGACATGGCACTCCTGTGATGATAG GCGGTGGAGTACTTGCTCACACTATTTTAGGAGTAGACATCAATGAAGAACTGGGTGCAGTTAAATTTTTGGTTTTGGATCCTCACTATACAGGTTCTGACAGCATCAAGAGTATTCAAGGTAAAGGAGTTTGTTGGAAGGAAGCGTCATTTTGGAAaaaagatacattttataatctttGTTTACCATTGAGTTTTAatggcatataa